A window of Podospora bellae-mahoneyi strain CBS 112042 chromosome 1 map unlocalized CBS112042p_1.3, whole genome shotgun sequence genomic DNA:
TCCTCCCTCGAATGCGATTCTATACTCGAGTACATATACATCTCCCGTGATCCCATAACCATGCCACCGTGAATCGAGGAAAAGTCCCCCATTGCCATGAACCACAACCAGGGCAAAATCATGCGCAAGCTACGCAACAAACATGCGACAGACTCGCACGAGTCCACGGCCTCGGCAACTGTCACCAGCTCTCCCTCCAATAACTACCGACCAATCGCCGCCCAAAATGTCAGCTACAAGACGGGTGCACCCCTGTCCTGCCTGGACCAGTCGCCTGACGGGAGAAGCGCTGTCCTGGCCAGCCACCATGTGCTGAAGCTGATCAAGCTCGACGGTGGACTTCGGGTACAAGAGGAAGTCGACCTGCGCGCAATCCTGACCTCGCAGCCTTCTCACCGTAACAATGTCCTTACTGGTGCCGTGGCCGACCAGTTGTCTATCCAGGATGTCAAGTGGGGGAGTGTTATCAACAGGGAGGTCCTCTTCACGGCCTGCACCAGCGGCATCATCTTTCAGTACGATGTGAACCGGGCCAAGGCTACAAGGGTCGGCGCGCCTCTTGAATTCATCCAGATGCGGGAGGACTCTCGCCAGGTCAACTCTCTCGACTTGAATCCCCATCACTCTTCATGGCTCTTGTCTGGAAGTCAGGACGGTCTGTTGCGGTGCTTCGATGTGCGCACGCCTATTAACACCAGGACGTGGCCAACATACCGTGCTCTCCAGTCCTTCAAGTCACACGCGGATGGTGTCAGGCATGTCCAGTGGTCGCCCAAGGACGGCTTCCTATTTGCCTGCGGGACAGAGCAAGGGATGGTGCTGAAGTGGGACATGCGGAAACCAAGCTCCCCTATTCTGAGGATCAATGCCCACGAAAAGGCCTGTACCTCGATTGCATGGCACCAGGATGGCACCCATCTTGTCAGTGCTGGGCTGGACAGCAAGTGCAACATCTGGGATATGTCCAAGACGGACAAGAGACAGAAGCCAAAGTATGTTATATCAACACCTGCCCCCGTTGGTTCACTGGCATGGCGGCCTGGCCAAtggtcagcaacagcacAGGGCAAGCGGGCCTCGCAGCTCGCAGTGTCCTACGATGAAAGCGGCATGAAGCGGTTTGGCATGAATTCAGTTCACATCTGGGACCTCGCTCGCCCTACCATGCCCTACAAAGAAATCCAGAGGTTCGACTACGCACCCAACTCCATTCTCTGGCACGACCAATACCTCCTCTGGGCCGCTGGCCGTGACGGCTTCCACCAGTGTGACGTCTCCTTTGCGCCCAAGGTCATGGACCGCCAAACAATGTcggcctttgccttttcctcACAAGGCGAGGTCGCCATGTGCTTGGACGAGCGACCTATGCCCACCCGCCCCCGACCCAACATTGTTCACCATGACAATGCTTCCACTTACGGAACACCATCTTACAGCTCGAGCCCCACTACTCCAAGATTCAGCGTCAGTCGCAGTGATTccgaggatgatgctgttgACAGCTTCTTGGGCTCCAGGCAGCCAGGCAATGGCAGCCGCAAACGCAGAGCGAGCATGCGATCTGCGAATACCCTCAGCACCACACCCCCTGCTGAGCCTGCCATGGGCGAGACACTGTCACTGGAAGACACGATCAAAGTGACGGGTACATACCAGCCAAATCAAGCCATGGCCATCGGCACATATCCGGGCCCTACCAATGCTGAGGTAGATGTCTATCTCAGCCTCAACTACCTCCAGGCCATCCATCTAGAGCTACCTTACAAACCCGGTGGGCCGTCTTTGCCAGAGCGGATGACGACCATCTTGGACCACTTTGCCAAAGTTGCCGCAAGAGTTAGGCTTTCAAGACTGTCACACACCTGGAtgaacctcctcttcctgatcaagctcctcctcgagcgtCGCGCACAGTACCACCTCGAGTTTCGGATGGATAAGTACCAAAACTCAACcatcaaaaagaaagatgCGGCTAGACATCGGTCACTAGGCCGGCTCCGTGCCGAACCACCCAGCTTTGGGATAGGCAGGGAAGCAAGCCCACGGAAGATGGCCTCTCTGGCAAGTTTCGACCGGGTCCTTCATCCACGATCACTTTTATCTGAAGAGCTCGAAAGCACCTCCAATCAACCTACCCCGCTGGCTCGCCCGGTTCCCGATACACAAGTTATCCAGATTGATGACAATGGGCGCAAAAAGCTCACACCCATCATCGAACCAGAGAGCTTCACGCTGCCTCCGGCGGCCCATTCTCGCACCCTCGAGCCCAGGCCCCGACTAGATTCAGTGCCCCTGTCGGTCACCAGTCATGACAGTGAGGCCACCAATGCCAGCACCGAGGGCTACGACTTTTATGACGCCGAGGCCCTCAGTAAGGCCATTGACGTGCCCACGAGACCCAAGCTGACCAAGGTCATAGACTTTCGAGAGCCCGGCTCGCCCAGCCGTGTTGGAAAGCCGCCCGTTTTGCGACATGATTCGGATGATAGTTTCACCCGACTCTTTTCCGTCTCGGACGAAAGCAGGGAGGCGACTGGCCTTGTCCGGACCTCGGACAGCAACACTCCGTCGCAGGTCATGAGGGAGGCCATTGTGGCCGCCATTCGGCGCGACCAGCCAAGTGCCAGCGGAAGCGGAAGCGAAGACGGCGAATACGAAAGCCGCATCCGTGGCAAACAGATCGCTGCCGGAAGCTCGCCTGCCCGTCATCCAGAGCGGCAATTGCTTCAGCGTACCGAGACTGACATGACATCGTACACTGCCTTTACCGATGAGCACCACGCCATCACCcagaccaccaccgacagCTTCGAGTCGCGCTTCCCGTCACAGACAACGGATCGCGGCTTTGGCATGGACTCTCCAGTCCGACAGAGCGGTATTGAGTCTCCTGGGCAGCCACAGGGGCTGCTGTCTGTCGAGGCTGACTTGTCCCCCGAAGACGATTTGTCCCCCCATATTGTAGAGACGGATTACCTCCACTGGCCCGGCGACCCAAGCTACCCGTACTTGCTCGGGTCCTCGAATGGATCATTTGGGACTGTTGAAACCCTAATCCAACCCGAGCAGCAGATTGCAGCCACCCTGGCCTACGAAGTTCGCAAGACAGCCCGTGACGCGGCCGCCATCGTCCTGCTGTTCAAGCCCCTACTTGCGCCTGATGTCCTTGACTCTTTTCAAGCGGCAGCTATCCTcaagcaacaccaccagcgtcTGATGAAGCTCCAGGCTTTTACCGAGGCGGCTCTCATGCGCAAAATGTGTATGAAGGGATGGCCTGGAGGGGTGCTGTCCAACTGGGGCGAGAACCACCCAAATGTCATTAGCCCGGCTCAACGAGGTGTCCAGGTTGGCCTCCTTTGTTCCAGCTGCCGGAAGCCGAGAGAGATTGACCGATCCGAGGGGTCAAATGAGACCATCTGGATGTGTGAACGTTGTAAGGCCAGCATGGCCCCTTGTGCTGTCTGTCAACGGTGTGATATCGCTCCCACGTCCGGCTCGCGGGGCAATACGAAggaaggtgatgaggaggagccggtgtTGGCTACCTGGTGGATTTGTCCTGGCTGCGGTCACGGTGGACATTCTAGCTGCCTCCTGCTTTGGCATAAAGGGTTTGAGAACGAATGCAGTTCCACCGACCCGGATATTCTTGCCGAGTTCCAGAGTGATGGTTATTGTCCCATGGATGGGTGTGGACACACATGTCTGCCCGGAAAGGGAAGGCTCGAGACAGCTGCGGCCAGGACAGAAGAGGTTGGTCGGGCGGCAGCGAGGGAGGCAACGCGCAATGCAACCAGCATGAAGGCGTCTGCAGACACGGAGAGCATAGCGGGCGGTCTCCAaggccaccatcatcctcacccacctcaccaGTACCGCACCACGGGAAGCGGCAAGATCTTGGAtgaccagcaccaccagtACCCTCACTATCCTTCCCACGGGGTTAATATTTCGAATGATGAGCACAGCGTACCCCAAAGCAGGGCGGTAGAGAGCGTTAGGGAGACTCTGGCCAGCATGGACATCTCTTCTCATTCTcttggcggcagcagcagcacaagaCACAGCACGCCAGGAGCCAGCATCTTGAGCTCGAGCCCGGGCAGCAGGTCGGCAatgatggctgctgctgatagGGCGAGTGGCGGTcacggtggtggggatggcagGGAGCGGAGGAAGAGCGTCAAGTTTGTTGCGCAGGAGGATACCAAGCATTGATGATTATCAGAATGATATCACGAGTTATTTGCGTGGCTTGTGACTTGattggtggttttgggaggATTAGGAGGGGTTATGTCACTTTGAGATTTCCATCAGGGGAGATAACAGAGTGTGGCTTTTGTCGTCAGAAGAACTTTTGTATGTGCTGTACTGTATATAGGCGACCTGCAAGATACCATCAACCATCAAATCACAGCTGCCGgttggcttcttctttgcttcGGCTCTTCCTTCCGGGTTTCCTGGCAGCACACCCTCTTGTGACTTGAAGCTTCCGTGCCAAGCCAATATCCATGACGGCAGACCTCGCCTTGACATGGACGATCGGCACATCCTGCAGCagaatggggggggggttgagtaATTCAGCGTTGACATGGCTGAGGTGTTGGTGCTTCCGGTTACATTGTTCTTGATATCATGCTCGGGATTATCCCTAATGGGGATAAGAAGGCGGCTTGTGTAACCTTGGAGTGGGTTTCGCCAACGGGGGGAGGGTACAAATAATGGAATTTGGGATTATGCCTGAGGGTAGTGTTGCTGTAGATGGAATGGGTATAAGAGGCCTTGTTTCTCACTGGTCATGGACTTCTTCCGGGGTGTCTTCAGACAAGCATACCTCAGTCGATACACAGTCACCATGTCAGGCATTCCAGTCTTTTTGTATGTCATCCCCTGCCCTCTGACCAGCTTTGTCTGACATGTTGTAGCATTGGTGCCTCGGGGCAcattggtgctgctgttctCCAGGCCCTACATGCTGCTCACCCTGAGCTGCCGATCCGGGCTCTTGTCCGCCAGCAGGAAGATGTGGACCACCTAGACTCCCTTTATCAGGGCTCTGTCACGTCCGCCCTGGGGACTCTTGAGGACGTAGGAATCGTCGCTGAAGAGGCCGCAAGGGCCCAGCTTGTTATCAGTATGCTTTTACTCCTTACCACATTTCCATAAGACCACAATACCCCTTTAACACAATACCACATTACCACACTACCacattcccctccctctttttctccatctccctctgtCATTACAAACAGGCAGCTAACAAACACCCCCAGATTGCGCCCCCGACTTCGCCCTCCCCTtacccaccctcctcccctccctatcatccaacccccacccccaaaccttcctcctccaaacctcgGGCGCAGCCCGCATCTGGCCTCCGCCCTCAGGCCtaaacccccaccccaagaTCTGGTCCGACCTCaccgacctctcctccctccccaccgacaCCACCCACGCCGCCCAGGACATCACCATCTCGACCTATCCCGgcatcaacgccgccatcatctcccctACTTTTGTCATTGGAAAATCCCCCAGTGTGAGACACAAGCATCCGATTATCTTTCCCGACCTGATGCACGTCATTCGTCAACAAGGGCAGGCGTTTGTTGTCGAACAAGGAAAAAACCTCACCACATTTGTTGACacggaggagctggccgggCTGTATGTTTTGCTCGTTGGGGATGCCCTGCGCTGTATCAGAGGAGAAAAACAGGTGGATGAGAATATCTGGGGAGAAAAGGGGTATTTCTTcgcgggggggtgggaggtgagCATGAGGGAGTTTATCGTTGATTGGTTGCTTCCTGTTTTGGAGGGGAATGAAACGAGCAAAACGTGGTTGTGGAATcaggaggggaaaggggtcaaggagttggggttgggggaggtggtggggagtaTACTGGGGCGGTTTGAAGGccaggaggcggaggcgtgGAGTAGGCATATTGCTGAGGGGTTTGGGACGAGTATGAGGATTAGGGGGGATAGGGGGAGACGGTACCTTGGCTGGGAGCCGACGGGGAGGGTCaagttgggggaggcggtggaggcggtggtgaggtattttgaggagagggagaagtcAATTACTGAGTTGTAGAGGTAAGGTAACTAATAATATCTAAGCTGCTCTCTGGCGATGCCTTCTGCTCTCTTGTTAGCAACCACTTGTCCTGAAAGCGAGTGGGTAGAAATGAAACTCGCCTCCTGACCTGTTTCTTAGCCACCACATGATACTCCCTCCACAAAGCCTCGTTCGACCTCTCAAACTTTGGGACCACCGTCGTCTTTACCACGCCACTTGCACCATCATCACGTGTCTCTTTCGCTCCCTTGACCCAGAGGTCCTTTTCGGTCGTCCCAGGAGACCCTGATAGCACGATATGAGTGACGTCGGGTAGCTGATCAGGGCAGTTGTGCTCGTTCTCGCACACGATGCAGGAGTCTTTGCAATCTTCCATGCAGGGGAGACGGCACTCGAGATGGTCTCCGCAGATAGGCTGACACCAGTCGATAACGTAATCGCGGGCGCACTGGCTCATCTGCGCGTTCGCGGCCAGGCCAGTGagtgtgaggaggagggtaaACGGGAGTTGCATTATGGATatgtgatgatgttttgtggcgagtgttttgttttgcagAGAAGCTGCCGTTGAAGGGTTGCGTAACATGACTAGCAGTTTCCCTTTCTTGCTCCTTCTTGCAAAATAATTacctggggaggaggtgctaCCCTGGAAACACATATGGCCGTGGCTCATGTTTGAGTTTGAACCGCACAATCTGGATTCACCCATAAGATTGAATCAAGGATACTCACctttaaaagatagttaacaGACCTTTAAAATAGTTAAGAGGCCTATTAAATCTACTTCCGCCGCTTCTGCCATCTTaacaccaaaaaagaaaactctTTCGACCACTTAGTGTCATAGCTTCAATAACACACCACTCATACCCACTAATTGTTGCAGTGAAGAGATCCACTATCGTTGTGGACATGGTCAGCTGAAGATTACTTAGCAAAGAACATCAGAGAGAGAGCTCCAATTCCACTCGCTCAAATAAACATTGGACGAAATCCAGCTGCCGTCTAGAGCTCGACAACGAACCCACATAACCGCAACCAAGCCATCAATTCTGAACCCGGGGTTTGACAGATCACACGAGTGCTGATATCCACCGCTACCGGAGCCGTACTAGATCAGCACCGAGACAAAAATGAGGTGGACAGGGCTCAATCTTACCCCTTTCGATGTTTTAGGACCCCATTGGAGTTGACATAGCACTTGCCCAGGTCCACGCTCCGAGCCGGGACCCATTCTCCACTGTGCAGTCTGCAGCTGCCGCACTGAAGAATATTCTTCTCTTTTGACTTTAGGCCACAGTCTTTGCAGGAGTCGAGGAAagtggctgttgttgtggttctCATTGCAAGAAATGACAGGGCGATGGTGAGGATGCGCATTTTGAAGTGCAGATGGCAGACTGTTCAAGCCAAGGCTTGATAGTGGCGGGTAGGGGAGATCTAGTGAGGACAGCGTAAGAGGCAAAATGGGAAAGGGCATGGGACCAAAAGCTTTTTAATATCGGTTTTAATTCCACCGGGAAGGATTTTGTCAGTCACTGTTGGTAAAAAAAGGCACTTGTGTATGCTGACTGGTCACGAGTCCTTCTCTTCAAGCTCCCAGGACAGCCAAGCGATCCGAGCCAAGATGTTGGATAATGGGGACTTGTGTCGTGGGTTATGCATTCAGAACACGAGGCTTTACTCAAAGCAGATAAAACGAGGCAGTCGACCTACTCCATAAGAAAGCACTACTGACTCGTGCAAGACAAAAGTTCTAGCCGAGCCGAACTGTAACTTCCAAAAAGTGTTGTTGGCTGTTAGAGGGACGTGTGTTAGCAACGTCGCACTTTGCATTgagggatggatggaagtACATCAATCACTTTCATTGTCTTTCATCAACGGCACTCTCGATCGACATGCAGTAGTCAtgtaaggtaggtacctatgAACCGAGGCATATGGCTGTGCCACAGACCAGCTCAAGGTGGGACACCAGAAGCAAGAGGCCTACTGTAATAAGAGATAAGATGTCATCCATATACCAAACTGACTAAAGAGGTTATTCTGAATCAACTAGAAAAGACGGTACCGGATTTCCATCCGTGCTACCGAAAGACTACCAGTTCCAGCATATGCTTTAGAGAAAATCTCAGACCTAAAGGTAAACAAACCCATCCATAACCATTCAGGCAAAGGAAACAGAGTTAtcgacatcaccaagccCATCCAACTCATGCTCCGGCTTCTACTCCCCTAGGAACATGGAGCACGCTTCTGCTTCCGCATGTTCTGCCTCCGCCTGCAGAGACTGACGTATCTCTTCCTCACGATTCTGACCACCGGCTATGTCACACAATTTTGGTCACTCCTTTCCGGCTCAGGGTCCTCCTCATTTTTCTTGAACAGACACACTTTCTCTATACAATTCCAAAACTTCTCCCTCGGTTTCTCGTCCTGCACCCCCCTATCATTTTCCCGACTCAACTGGCCACATTCACACATTGGGTTCCCCTTCTTGATCCCA
This region includes:
- the RTC1 gene encoding SEA (Seh1-associated) complex subunit (EggNog:ENOG503NWBI; COG:S) yields the protein MNHNQGKIMRKLRNKHATDSHESTASATVTSSPSNNYRPIAAQNVSYKTGAPLSCLDQSPDGRSAVLASHHVLKLIKLDGGLRVQEEVDLRAILTSQPSHRNNVLTGAVADQLSIQDVKWGSVINREVLFTACTSGIIFQYDVNRAKATRVGAPLEFIQMREDSRQVNSLDLNPHHSSWLLSGSQDGLLRCFDVRTPINTRTWPTYRALQSFKSHADGVRHVQWSPKDGFLFACGTEQGMVLKWDMRKPSSPILRINAHEKACTSIAWHQDGTHLVSAGLDSKCNIWDMSKTDKRQKPKYVISTPAPVGSLAWRPGQWSATAQGKRASQLAVSYDESGMKRFGMNSVHIWDLARPTMPYKEIQRFDYAPNSILWHDQYLLWAAGRDGFHQCDVSFAPKVMDRQTMSAFAFSSQGEVAMCLDERPMPTRPRPNIVHHDNASTYGTPSYSSSPTTPRFSVSRSDSEDDAVDSFLGSRQPGNGSRKRRASMRSANTLSTTPPAEPAMGETLSLEDTIKVTGTYQPNQAMAIGTYPGPTNAEVDVYLSLNYLQAIHLELPYKPGGPSLPERMTTILDHFAKVAARVRLSRLSHTWMNLLFLIKLLLERRAQYHLEFRMDKYQNSTIKKKDAARHRSLGRLRAEPPSFGIGREASPRKMASLASFDRVLHPRSLLSEELESTSNQPTPLARPVPDTQVIQIDDNGRKKLTPIIEPESFTLPPAAHSRTLEPRPRLDSVPLSVTSHDSEATNASTEGYDFYDAEALNFREPGSPSRVGKPPVLRHDSDDSFTRLFSVSDESREATGLVRTSDSNTPSQVMREAIVAAIRRDQPSASGSGSEDGEYESRIRGKQIAAGSSPARHPERQLLQRTETDMTSYTAFTDEHHAITQTTTDSFESRFPSQTTDRGFGMDSPVRQSGIESPGQPQGLLSVEADLSPEDDLSPHIVETDYLHWPGDPSYPYLLGSSNGSFGTVETLIQPEQQIAATLAYEVRKTARDAAAIVLLFKPLLAPDVLDSFQAAAILKQHHQRLMKLQAFTEAALMRKMCMKGWPGGVLSNWGENHPNVISPAQRGVQVGLLCSSCRKPREIDRSEGSNETIWMCERCKASMAPCAVCQRCDIAPTSGSRGNTKEGDEEEPVLATWWICPGCGHGGHSSCLLLWHKGFENECSSTDPDILAEFQSDGYCPMDGCGHTCLPGKGRLETAAARTEEVGRAAAREATRNATSMKASADTESIAGGLQGHHHPHPPHQYRTTGSGKILDDQHHQYPHYPSHGVNISNDEHSVPQSRAVESVRETLASMDISSHSLGGSSSTRHSTPGASILSSSPGSRSAMMAAADRASGGHGGGDGRERRKSVKFVAQEDTKH
- a CDS encoding uncharacterized protein (EggNog:ENOG503P2T5; COG:S); the encoded protein is MDFFRGVFRQAYLSRYTVTMSGIPVFFIGASGHIGAAVLQALHAAHPELPIRALVRQQEDVDHLDSLYQGSVTSALGTLEDVGIVAEEAARAQLVINCAPDFALPLPTLLPSLSSNPHPQTFLLQTSGAARIWPPPSGLNPHPKIWSDLTDLSSLPTDTTHAAQDITISTYPGINAAIISPTFVIGKSPSVRHKHPIIFPDLMHVIRQQGQAFVVEQGKNLTTFVDTEELAGLYVLLVGDALRCIRGEKQVDENIWGEKGYFFAGGWEVSMREFIVDWLLPVLEGNETSKTWLWNQEGKGVKELGLGEVVGSILGRFEGQEAEAWSRHIAEGFGTSMRIRGDRGRRYLGWEPTGRVKLGEAVEAVVRYFEEREKSITEL